In one Culex quinquefasciatus strain JHB chromosome 2, VPISU_Cqui_1.0_pri_paternal, whole genome shotgun sequence genomic region, the following are encoded:
- the LOC6043128 gene encoding uncharacterized protein LOC6043128, translating into MAQGNYVSKYSGEFCKLVVEGDLAKIKSKFKDFVLDYQTPDDLNTPLHLSIIAQQNRNEIMQFLIESGADCDLRNSMNLTASELAINLNFLDVTKFMLAIEFRNLSDYRCFYRLIRRGSVPLLQLFLELKSFDVHQQIHFVSSVWHELYVKNVQISKNMENFLEYQLLNYSYAYHHPPSQKPDRLKFDKEHENRIDLIVEYTRYLTTNYATDNLNDFDDKFLLAIKIIYDNLFFIKDKHEFAHLPMLELERCLAIFLAIFKKSPEYEIYKLIINKKQLLQFLTAFCDELDKIKNELLDKENRTAHKWTNDLLLHLINCIRDAAPAKSTKAINALWTKKCPLKKKLIYYIKARLKANPELNSIQSRLINNLSKAELEIIRAEMKTPQFLNLTRTISRKNYVVFKRLRNISDHLSQLYAIKKILRYLDGIARVQLPQYQVSGTLALKRTLQVLADTTSSTKYGPRIQRKLEYVVHKILPLNLDIELRDYYTPNVTLYKLCSDKLENRLMPFAEVQCSLKSVRRYFSYIFDLKILEAYKCYLGNVYQLKDRAQVKSYNQYVGEANRLYFENHTLDDLYFELEDCIRVVEELQDTFNQQHDDKISDLLRCIHKPLNQRYEQLLREGKTLLNTISTNFNTCMLLGSANQDMSRVKRIVHSFLAEQYPKYDISTDSQLVTVNFVLQEMLHLFTNYLYQYQMDDRVSKNFITMINVLNVERYFAIDHFMPQRGKEYESLIHQNYTNEILKKFNLQNLSSIEFAVLHEQLAVNYYDNCFNLDKKYAVLTMFLKTTNRQINDAIMKRNKRMDREEFQSYAESKLKLIGQFLPCSDFNEVTQFINEAAPHVEFALEFCLLEICEILTDLNVFQDNAYVLKLQSSIISGKNLREYLLHDPLAYDMLTLTHSTKVKVFLNGLIFKSNDFKLYQPPNNLKVNVSDLATINENLINSYKTKWSWVEQQERLFKSVENIDLKLLQALTPDYADVRGMRLGALQDEAPIAEYEIIDYTIKNNLKAMIDFLAEDVQAISFEKQQFFQYLLVRSFGSLFVDAHINLTGQYERQATILYMALYFRAYEVFLENVKKFELSINLSKIARYINAEFIDKIAKQMKDISWNCQDENGMTVLDQCIQKGDVQAVKKLIKLNVDVNLGNADSTTALHRACSLGLNDIARFLVKQSGQLNACNELDYLPVTYAIQYHENELIPMLINDQVDVNEERYALVSRSIRYGNLDALKYLLETRQVCLTTIANQEHNTLLHLCAIHDQGEILKYLISSHSRYVQDNLNKQNYYSKTALHIAVSADRYRIVELLLQLKASIAVVDQCGLNAVEWAIERSSVKMLKLLAKYGFAQQKLSIPLTIAVEKKNVRLLKLLKRMGCGVGLEPLCLIKAVYAQSVELVKFLVESNKQCLNYKDPYDSSALHVAIAIGCNEIAAFLIESGSEINAVTRFGDTPLHVAAKHCNIIAARMLILKYAAIDERNSSGLTPLMQAMYSKNLDIMKLLIGAGANIDLLKIHLAEIEQMSKIPTIHMFADNYGLLEFMILQLQYDPNVRDGRNQQNLLHKACYGNNLQIVQFLVDWCRVQTEQQDTNGRTPLAIANECKNFDVAEFLRGKKRKKSQITPQRYFDPTGMM; encoded by the coding sequence atggcacAGGGAAACTATGTCAGCAAGTACTCGGGCGAGTTCTGCAAGCTGGTCGTCGAGGGTGACCTCGCCAAGATCAAGTCCAAGTTCAAGGACTTTGTGCTGGACTACCAGACGCCGGACGATCTCAACACCCCGCTCCATCTGTCCATCATTGCCCAGCAGAACCGCAACGAGATCATGCAGTTTCTCATCGAGTCCGGCGCGGACTGTGATCTGCGCAACTCGATGAACCTCACCGCGTCCGAGCTGGCCATTAACCTGAACTTCCTCGACGTGACCAAGTTTATGCTGGCGATCGAGTTCCGGAATCTCTCCGACTATCGGTGCTTCTACCGGTTGATTCGCCGAGGTTCGGTACCACTGCTGCAGCTGTTCCTCGAACTGAAGAGCTTCGACGTCCACCAGCAGATCCACTTTGTGTCCAGCGTGTGGCACGAGCTGTACGTCAAGAACGTGCAGATCTCCAAAAACATGGAAAACTTTCTCGAATACCAACTGCTCAACTACAGCTACGCATATCATCACCCTCCGAGCCAAAAGCCCGATCGGCTCAAGTTCGACAAAGAGCACGAGAACCGCATCGATCTGATCGTCGAATACACCCGGTACCTCACGACCAACTACGCCACCGACAATCTCAACGACTTTGACGACAAGTTCCTCCTGGCAATCAAAATCATCTACGACAACCTGTTCTTCATCAAAGACAAGCACGAGTTCGCCCACCTCCCCATGCTGGAGCTGGAACGCTGCCTGGCGATCTTCCTCGCCATCTTCAAGAAAAGCCCAGAGTACGAAATCTACAAACTGATCATCAACAAAAAGCAGCTGCTCCAATTCCTGACCGCATTCTGTGACGAACTGGACAAGATCAAGAACGAACTCCTAGACAAGGAAAACCGCACCGCGCACAAATGGACCAACGATCTCCTGCTACACCTGATCAACTGCATCCGTGACGCTGCACCCGCCAAGTCCACCAAAGCGATCAACGCGCTGTGGACGAAAAAATGTCCCCTCAAAAAGAAACTCATCTACTACATCAAAGCCCGCCTAAAAGCCAACCCAGAGCTCAACTCGATCCAGTCCCGACTAATCAACAACCTGTCCAAAGCGGAACTAGAAATCATCCGAGCCGAAATGAAAACCCCGCAGTTCCTCAACCTGACGCGAACAATCTCCCGCAAAAACTACGTCGTGTTCAAAAGGCTCCGTAATATCTCGGACCACCTGTCCCAACTGTACGCGATCAAGAAGATCCTCCGCTACCTGGACGGAATCGCCCGCGTCCAGCTGCCCCAGTACCAGGTTTCGGGGACGCTCGCCCTCAAACGCACCCTCCAAGTTCTGGCGGACACCACCAGCAGTACAAAATACGGCCCGCGGATTCAGCGCAAGCTCGAGTACGTGGTGCACAAGATCCTGCCGCTCAACCTGGACATCGAGCTGCGGGACTACTACACGCCAAACGTCACCCTGTACAAACTATGCTCGGACAAGCTGGAGAACCGCCTGATGCCGTTCGCCGAAGTGCAATGCAGTCTCAAGTCGGTGCGGCGATACTTTTCGTACATCTTCGACCTGAAGATCCTGGAAGCGTACAAGTGCTATCTGGGGAACGTGTATCAGCTGAAAGATCGCGCCCAGGTGAAGAGCTACAACCAGTACGTCGGGGAGGCAAATCGGCTGTACTTTGAGAATCACACCCTTGATGATCTGTACTTCGAGCTAGAAGACTGTATACGAGTGGTGGAGGAACTGCAAGACACGTTCAACCAGCAACACGACGACAAAATCAGCGACCTCCTTAGGTGCATCCACAAACCGCTGAACCAACGGTACGAGCAACTCCTACGCGAAGGCAAGACACTTCTCAACACAATCAGTACAAACTTCAACACGTGCATGCTGCTCGGATCTGCCAACCAGGACATGTCCAGGGTGAAACGAATCGTGCACTCGTTCCTCGCCGAGCAGTACCCCAAGTACGACATCAGCACCGACAGCCAGCTGGTGACGGTCAACTTTGTCCTGCAGGAAATGCTGCATCTCTTCACCAACTATCTGTACCAGTACCAGATGGACGATCGCGTCTCGAAGAACTTCATCACCATGATCAACGTGCTGAACGTCGAGCGTTACTTCGCAATCGACCACTTTATGCCCCAGCGGGGCAAGGAGTACGAAAGTCTGATCCACCAGAACTACACCAACGAAATCCTGAAAAAGTTCAACCTGCAGAATCTCAGCTCGATCGAGTTTGCCGTACTGCACGAGCAGCTCGCCGTCAACTACTACGACAACTGCTTCAACCTGGACAAAAAGTACGCCGTGCTGACGATGTTCCTGAAGACGACCAACCGACAGATCAACGACGCCATCATGAAGCGCAACAAGCGCATGGATCGCGAAGAGTTCCAGTCGTACGCGGAGAGCAAACTGAAGCTGATCGGGCAGTTCCTCCCGTGCAGCGACTTCAACGAAGTGACGCAGTTCATCAACGAAGCCGCTCCACACGTCGAGTTTGCGCTGGAGTTTTGCCTGCTGGAGATCTGCGAAATCCTCACCGATCTGAACGTGTTCCAGGACAATGCGTACGTGCTGAAACTCCAGTCGTCCATCATCAGCGGAAAGAACCTTCGGGAATACCTGCTGCACGACCCGCTGGCGTACGACATGCTTACGCTAACGCACAGCACCAAGGTTAAGGTATTTCTGAACGGGTTGATTTTCAAGAGCAACGACTTCAAACTCTACCAACCGCCGAACAACCTGAAGGTGAACGTGAGTGATCTGGCCACGATCAACGAGAATCTCATCAACAGTTACAAAACAAAGTGGAGCTGGGTCGAGCAGCAGGAGCGACTGTTCAAGTCGGTGGAGAACATCGACCTGAAGCTGTTGCAAGCGCTGACGCCGGACTACGCCGATGTTCGTGGGATGAGGTTGGGAGCGCTGCAGGACGAGGCACCGATCGCGGAGTACGAGATTATCGACTACACGATCAAGAACAACCTGAAGGCGATGATCGACTTTTTGGCGGAGGACGTTCAGGCGATTTCGTTCGAGAAGCAGCAGTTCTTCCAGTACTTGCTGGTGCGAAGTTTCGGCTCGTTGTTCGTGGATGCGCACATCAACCTGACCGGTCAGTACGAGCGTCAGGCGACGATCCTGTACATGGCGCTGTACTTCCGCGCGTACGAAGTGTTTCTGGAGAACGTGAAAAAGTTCGAGCTGAGCATAAACCTGTCCAAGATTGCCCGGTACATCAACGCCGAGTTTATCGACAAGATCGCCAAGCAGATGAAGGACATCAGCTGGAACTGCCAGGACGAGAACGGGATGACCGTGCTGGATCAGTGCATCCAAAAGGGGGACGTGCAAGCGGTGAAGAAGCTGATCAAGCTGAACGTGGACGTGAACCTGGGCAATGCGGACAGCACGACGGCGCTGCATCGGGCTTGCAGTTTGGGGTTGAACGATATTGCGCGGTTTTTGGTTAAACAAAGCGGACAGCTGAACGCTTGCAACGAGCTGGACTACCTGCCGGTGACGTACGCGATTCAGTACCACGAAAACGAGCTTATTCCGATGCTGATCAACGATCAGGTGGACGTGAATGAGGAGCGGTACGCGTTGGTGAGCAGATCGATCCGGTATGGGAACTTGGACGCGTTGAAGTATCTGCTGGAGACGCGACAAGTGTGTTTGACGACGATCGCGAACCAGGAACACAATACGCTACTTCACCTGTGTGCGATACACGATCAGGGTGAGATTTTGAAGTACTTGATCAGCAGCCACTCGCGGTACGTGCAGGACAATCTGAACAAGCAGAACTACTACTCGAAGACGGCACTGCACATTGCGGTCAGCGCCGATCGGTACCGGATCGTGGAGTTGTTGCTCCAGCTGAAGGCTTCCATTGCGGTGGTGGATCAGTGCGGACTGAACGCCGTCGAGTGGGCGATTGAGCGAAGCAGCGTGAAGATGCTGAAGCTGCTGGCAAAGTACGGCTTCGCGCAGCAGAAGCTGTCGATCCCGTTGACGATCGCCGTGGAGAAGAAAAACGTTCGACTGCTGAAGCTGCTGAAACGGATGGGCTGTGGGGTTGGTTTGGAGCCGCTGTGTCTGATCAAGGCCGTGTACGCGCAATCGGTGGAGCTGGTCAAGTTTTTGGTGGAGAGTAACAAGCAGTGTTTGAACTACAAAGATCCTTATGATAGCTCGGCGCTGCACGTGGCGATCGCGATCGGTTGTAACGAGATCGCGGCATTTTTGATCGAGAGTGGTTCGGAAATCAACGCGGTGACGAGGTTTGGCGATACGCCTCTCCACGTGGCGGCGAAGCACTGTAACATCATAGCTGCACGGATGCTGATCCTGAAGTATGCGGCGATCGACGAACGGAACTCGTCCGGGTTGACGCCGCTCATGCAGGCGATGTACTCGAAGAATTTGGACATTATGAAGCTGCTGATCGGGGCTGGTGCGAACATCGACCTGCTCAAGATCCACCTGGCGGAAATCGAGCAGATGTCCAAGATCCCGACGATCCACATGTTCGCCGACAACTACGGCCTGCTGGAGTTTATGATCCTGCAGCTGCAGTACGATCCAAACGTGCGCGACGGCCGCAACCAGCAGAACCTGCTGCACAAGGCGTGCTACGGTAACAACCTGCAGATCGTGCAGTTCCTGGTCGACTGGTGCCGCGTGCAGACGGAACAGCAGGACACCAACGGGCGGACGCCGCTGGCGATCGCCAACGAGTGCAAAAACTTTGACGTGGCCGAGTTTCTGCGCGGCAAGAAGAGGAAAAAGTCCCAGATAACTCCCCAGCGGTACTTTGACCCGACGGGGATGATGTGA
- the LOC6043101 gene encoding LOW QUALITY PROTEIN: mannose-1-phosphate guanyltransferase alpha (The sequence of the model RefSeq protein was modified relative to this genomic sequence to represent the inferred CDS: inserted 1 base in 1 codon): MLKAVILIGGPEKGTRFRPLSLDTPKPLFPVAGKPIIQHHIEACVRIKELKEILILGFYPPSQMQQFVSNMQNLYDVNIRYLLEFTSLGTAGGMYHFRDQIRSGNPSAFFVLNGDVCADFPLQQLYDFHAGKEXRALVTIMGTEATRQQAVHYGCLVLGKNEEVTHYVEKPRSYVSTLINCGVYCCSMEIFSRMGAVFHSKQLDYNSLNNGNGKDSGHIQFEQEILTPLAGTGKMFALQVNNWWSQVKTAGSAIYANRHYLALYKNTHPERLANAGQKTSEHSQGSLICNIVPDVHIHPTASVHPTATLGPNVSIGPGVVIGPGVRIRESIILENAVIKDHTLVLHSIVGRGSQIGMWARVEGTPSDPDPNKPFAKMENPPLFNNDGRLNPSITILGYAVSVPSEMILLNSIVLPHKELSRSFKNEIIL; encoded by the exons atgttgaaagcaGTAATTCTAATTGGCGGTCCCGAGAAGG GAACTCGTTTCCGGCCGCTATCGCTGGACACACCGAAGCCGCTGTTTCCGGTGGCGGGGAAACCGATTATCCAGCACCACATTGAGGCATGCGTGCGCATCAAGGAGCTGAAGGAGATCCTGATCCTGGGCTTTTATCCGCCCTCGCAGATGCAGCAGTTCGTGAGCAACATGCAGAACCTGTACGACGTGAACATCCGGTACCTGCTGGAGTTTACCTCGCTGGGAACGGCCGGTGGCATGTACCATTTCCGGGACCAGATCCGATCGGGGAACCCGAGTGCGTTCTTCGTGTTGAATGGGGACGTTTGTGCGGACTTTCCGCTGCAGCAGCTGTACGATTTCCACGCTGGGAAGG ATCGCGCGCTGGTTACGATCATGGGTACAGAGGCGACTCGACAGCAGGCGGTCCACTACGGGTGTCTCGTGCTGGGGAAGAACGAGGAAGTCACGCATTATGTGGAGAAGCCGCGGTCGTACGTATCGACGTTGATCAACTGTGGCGTTTACTGCTGCTCGATGGAGATCTTCTCGCGGATGGGCGCGGTTTTCCACTCGAAACAGCTGGATTACAACAGCTTGAACAATGGAAATGGGAAGGACTCCGGGCACATCCAGTTCGAGCAGGAGATTCTGACGCCGCTGGCTGGAACGGGGAAGATGTTTGCCCTGCAGGTGAATAATTGGTGGTCCCAGGTCAAGACGGCGGGTTCGGCGATCTACGCCAACCGACACTACCTGGCACTGTACAAAAACACCCATCCGGAGCGGTTGGCCAACGCCGGTCAAAAGACGTCCGAGCATAGCCAGGGTAGTTTGATCTGTAACATCGTTCCGGATGTGCACATCCATCCAACGGCATCGGTGCAcccaactgcaacg CTCGGTCCAAACGTCTCCATCGGTCCCGGGGTGGTGATTGGGCCTGGTGTTCGCATCCGTGAGTCGATCATCCTGGAGAACGCCGTCATCAAGGATCACACGCTGGTTCTGCACAGCATCGTGGGTCGCGGATCCCAGATTGGAATGTGGGCTCGCGTCGAGGGTACCCCCAGCGATCCGGACCCGAACAAGCCGTTCGCAAAGATGGAGAATCCGCCGCTGTTCAACAACGACGGCCGGTTGAATCCGTCCATCACGATCCTGGGCTACGCGGTGAGCGTCCCGTCCGAGATGATCCTGCTGAACTCGATCGTGCTGCCGCACAAGGAGTTGAGTCGGAGTTTCAAGAACGAGATCATCTTGTAG
- the LOC6043102 gene encoding zinc finger protein 596, which translates to MDQPAAPITQIKAEPPEMVSIPYDPAYNEPQLPDHGDPLLSEIKLEPTEIAQEPAPSESGSKPTLKLVSPEILKTIKPKPGPRRMQMACPDCNKVCTSAGFLRRHKQYCNPRNADGLIPCKLCPAAFKKVIRLRYHMNTHEGNKTFKCRNEGCVEAFYFPETRYNHEEDCRNKEPSTCAVCGATFPFSRSLRSHMKLHEAPRFECQICNKKFFHRKNLREHWLTHFKNKAEAAAAGGQAMASMNEEGESPDEEEPSEELASSNQKDPEKIHFCELCGKSFPVEEHLKRHKDFCTGFIPVKIDPQSVEKTVDNPAILDCPVCGKRAESVEALKAHMVQHEKGRHICPVCNRDFASKAILRTHSFVHTDERNHACEICGKGFKTKRAKVKHSNYMHTGSRQHSCEICNDTFTNSHSLRYHMNRHTGNTPYRCQTEGCTEAFPTPDGRQRHQDYCGKELQKVGCTLCKATFKNRKYLRVHMLGHEAKFECGVCGKRFAQNFRLKAHVEKAHQGGEAGSGGEESEGEVSAEESEEEAAVKPEPE; encoded by the exons ATGGACCAACCAGCAGCTCCAATCACCCAAATCAAAGCGGAACCACCGGAAATGGTCAGCATCCCGTACGATCCAGCTTACAATGAACCGCAGTTACCGGACCACGGCGACCCGCTGCTCTCGGAAATCAAGCTGGAACCGACGGAGATTGCACAGGAACCGGCCCCCTCCGAATCCGGCTCCAAACCTACGCTGAAGCTCGTTTCGCCGGAGATTCTCAAAACCATCAAACCGAAACCCGGTCCACGGCGGATGCAGATGGCGTGCCCCGATTGCAACAAGGTTTGCACGTCAGCGGGTTTCCTGCGGCGACACAAGCAGTACTGCAACCCTCGGAACGCCGATGGGTTGATTCCGTGCAAGCTGTGTCCGGCGGCGTTCAAGAAGGTGATTCGGCTGCGGTACCACATGAACACGCACGAGGGGAACAAGACGTTCAAGTGTCGCAACGAGGGCTGCGTGGAGGCGTTCTACTTTCCGGAGACGCGTTACAACCACGAGGAGGACTGCCGGAACAAGGAACCGTCGACGTGTGCGGTTTGCGGGGCCACGTTCCCGTTTTCGCGGAGTTTGAGGTCGCACATGAAGCTGCACGAGGCGCCCCGGTTCGAGTGCCAGATTTGCAACAAGAAGTTTTTTCACAG GAAAAATCTTCGAGAGCACTGGTTGACCCACTTTAAGAACAAAGCGGAAGCTGCAGCTGCCGGTGGACAAGCCATGGCAAGTATGAACGAAGAAGGTGAGTCTCCAGATGAGGAAGAACCGTCTGAAGAGCTGGCGTCGAGCAATCAAAAAGACCCTGAAAAGATTCACTTTTGCGAGTTATGCGGGAAGAGTTTCCCGGTGGAAGAACATCTGAAGCGACACAAGGATTTCTGCACCGGATTTATTCCGGTAAAGATAGATCCGCAATCGGTTGAGAAAACCGTCGATAACCCTGCAATTCTGGATTGTCCTGTCTGTGGAAAGCGAGCAGAGTCCGTTGAGGCCCTCAAAGCGCACATGGTTCAGCACGAAAAGGGGCGCCACATTTGCCCCGTCTGTAACCGTGACTTTGCCTCAAAGGCAATCCTCCGGACTCACTCGTTTGTTCATACCGATGAGCGTAACCACGCCTGCGAAATCTGCGGAAAAGGCTTCAAGACCAAAAGAGCCAAAGTCAAACACTCAAATTACATGCACACCGGCTCCCGTCAGCACTCGTGCGAGATTTGCAACGACACCTTCACCAACAGCCACAGCTTACGATACCACATGAATCGGCACACCGGAAATACTCCGTACCGTTGCCAAACCGAGGGTTGCACCGAGGCGTTCCCTACGCCGGACGGGCGCCAACGTCACCAGGATTACTGCGGCAAGGAGCTGCAGAAGGTGGGGTGCACGCTGTGTAAGGCCACCTTCAAGAACCGGAAGTACCTTCGGGTCCACATGCTCGGTCACGAGGCCAAGTTTGAGTGCGGCGTGTGCGGGAAAAGGTTTGCGCAAAATTTTCGCCTGAAGGCGCACGTGGAAAAGGCTCACCAAGGTGGAGAGGCTGGTTCTGGAGGCGAGGAATCGGAGGGGGAGGTTAGTGCGGAAGAGTCCGAGGAAGAAGCCGCGGTGAAACCGGAACCGGAATAG
- the LOC6043097 gene encoding rab proteins geranylgeranyltransferase component A: protein MDEDLPTEFDLIVVGTGLSESIVAAAASRIGKTVLHLDSNEYYGGFWSSFNLEALRKYAEECRDRTQLGCEKVEEGFLPLGRATFVENVAEEWFPFEEGVEVDGWNREKILKEFRRFNLDLAPKLLFSRGSMVELLISSNICRYAEFRAVDRVATIWNGRIMTVPCSRSDVFTSRDVNVVEKRLLMKFLQSCASFETDGSGTDEHRLEDIEGKTFLEYLKSHKLTPNLIHYLLYTIAMGNDRTSCREGLEGVKKFLLSLGRYGNSPFLFPMYGCGEIPQCFCRLCAVFGGIYCLSKSIEGITLKHSEGERSFQSLRCGKQTIEAKSIVIGQGYVSAGVFSGEPDQQDANHKGCGKMARGVFLVNVPLGGASQNTGGGGVSLMKLPPVEGHEDGATIIQLAHFSGTCPKEIYLIHITARAISDDPQADLAPYVTQILSREAPKTAPSPAEGEIFENTQENTVSTILYQLYFTIPTCVSCSHGSPSTLPRGLHLACGPLLELDYDESIARAQAIFKDIYPEEEFLPRAPDPEQIIIGDEEDQQPEQAQEAPSSEKATTGDKVESGRECRESESSSSVPVTPSSSVEVPQAEDDAQEAKEDAVEKAEECVEQK from the exons ATGGACGAGGACCTGCCGACCGAGTTCGACCTGATCGTCGTGGGAACGGGTCTTTCGGAATCGATTGTGGCCGCGGCGGCCAGCCGCATCGGGAAAACGGTCCTGCACCTGGACAGCAACGAGTACTACGGGGGCTTCTGGTCCTCGTTTAATCTGGAGGCGCTGCGCAAGTACGCCGAGGAGTGTCGCGACCGGACTCAACTGGGGTGTGAGAAGGTTGAGGAGGGGTTTCTTCCGTTGGGGAGGGCGACGTTCGTGGAGAACGTTGCGGAGGAGTGGTTTCCGTTTGAGGAGGGGGTTGAGGTTGATGGGTGGAATCGGGAGAAGATCTTGAAGGAGTTTCGACGGTTTAACTTGGATTTGGCACCGAAGTTGCTGTTCTCGAGAGGGTCGATGGTGGAGCTGTTGATTTCGTCGAATATCTGTAGGTATGCGGAGTTCCGGGCGGTTGATCGGGTGGCGACGATCTGGAATGGGCGGATTATGACGGTGCCGTGCTCGCGGTCGGATGTTTTTACTAGTCGGGATGTCAACGTGGTGGAGAAGCGGCTGTTGATGAAGTTCCTGCAGAGTTGTGCCAGCTTTGAGACTGATGGGAGTGGGACGGACGAGCACCGGTTGGAGGACATTGAGGGGAAGACATTTTTGGAGTATTTGAAGAGTCATAAGTTGACGCCGAACTTGATCCACTATCTGCTGTACACGATTGCGATGGGGAATGATCGGACCAGTTGTAGGGAGGGATTGGAAGGGGTCAAGAAGTTCCTGCTGAGCTTGGGCCGGTACGGGAACAGTCCGTTCCTGTTTCCGATGTACGGCTGCGGTGAGATACCGCAGTGCTTCTGCCGACTTTGTGCCGTTTTTGGAGGAATCTACTGTTTGAGCAAGTCGATCGAAGGGATAACTTTGAAACATTCCGAAGGAGAGCGGAGCTTCCAGTCGCTGCGATGTGGCAAGCAAACAATCGAAGCGAAGAGCATCGTCATCGGTCAGGGCTACGTTTCGGCTGGAGTCTTCTCGGGAGAGCCTGACCAGCAGGACGCCAATCACAAAGGTTGTGGTAAAATGGCTCGCGGAGTCTTCCTCGTCAACGTTCCCCTCGGGGGTGCCTCCCAAAACACCGGAGGTGGTGGCGTTTCCCTCATGAAACTTCCCCCCGTAGAAGGTCACGAGGACGGAGCTACCATCATCCAGCTGGCCCACTTTAGTGGAACGTGTCCGAAGGAAATTT ATTTAATCCACATAACGGCACGCGCCATCAGCGACGACCCTCAGGCCGACCTGGCCCCGTACGTGACGCAGATCCTCAGCCGTGAGGCCCCCAAAACCGCCCCCTCCCCAGCCGAAGGCGAAATCTTCGAAAACACTCAGGAAAACACCGTCTCCACCATCCTCTACCAGCTCTACTTCACCATTCCGACCTGTGTCTCCTGCTCCCACGGCAGCCCCTCAACCCTCCCCCGCGGCCTGCACCTAGCATGCGGACCCCTGCTCGAGCTCGACTACGACGAAAGCATAGCGCGTGCCCAAGCCATCTTCAAAGACATCTACCCGGAGGAGGAATTCCTCCCCCGCGCCCCCGACCCCGAACAGATCATCATCGGGGACGAGGAGGACCAGCAGCCAGAACAGGCCCAAGAGGCACCGAGTTCGGAAAAGGCCACTACCGGAGACAAGGTTGAAAGTGGGCGCGAATGTCGCGAAAGTGAGTCGTCTTCCAGCGTGCCGGTTacgccgtcgtcgtcggttgAGGTGCCGCAGGCGGAAGATGATGCCCAGGAAGCGAAGGAGGACGCCGTGGAGAAGGCGGAGGAGTGCGTCGAGCAGAAGTAA
- the LOC6043103 gene encoding peritrophin-1 — MKGIVIFLLVIATTLALDYPRECPSAAEEDPWHPVHLPHPTDCSKFYKCFKGQKHEKVCPASLHWNIKRDYCDYPEEAKCVRPLPDF; from the exons ATGAAAG GAATCGTAATTTTCCTGCTGGTAATCGCAACCACCCTCGCGCTCGATTACCCCCGCGAGTGCCCATCAGCAGCGGAAGAAGATCCCTGGCATCCCGTCCATCTACCGCACCCAAccgattgcagcaaattttacaaatgcttCAAAGGACAAAAGCACGAGAAAGTTTGCCCCGCCAGCTTGCACTGGAACATCAAACGGGACTACTGTGACTATCCGGAAGAGGCAAAATGTGTGCGGCCGTTGCCGGATTTCTAG
- the LOC6043098 gene encoding vacuolar-sorting protein SNF8: protein MRRRAGVGAIQKQKLDAERYRDKGTELQDSQFEQMVRQMEVLKEGLEEFAAKHKAEIRKNAQFRRQFQEMCAAIGVDPLASGKGFWSVLGMGDFYYELGVQVVEVCLAANHSTGGLMELEELRNRLVAARGRKQIHQEITNEDILMATKKLNIFGNGFTVYPVGKGRHMVQSIPGELSLQETSVLSAAANQGQGFVTKSSLMTELGWSEQRAKQAVDKIVSDGLAWVDQQGDEESYWFPSLFPGRQ, encoded by the exons ATGCGTCGTCGCGCGGGCGTCGGTGCCATCCAGAAGCAGAAGCTCGACGCGGAACGGTACCGGGACAAGGGCACCGAGCTGCAGGACTCGCAGTTCGAGCAGATGGTGCGCCAGATGGAGGTGCTGAAGGAGGGCCTGGAAGAGTTTGCCGCGAAGCACAAGGCGGAAATCCGGAAGAATGCCCAGTTCCGGCGGCAGTTCCAGGAGATGTGTGCCGCGATTGGGGTGGATCCGTTGGCTTCCGGGAAGGGCTTTTGGAGTGTGCTGGGGATGGGAGATTTTTACTACGAGCTGGGAGTGCAAGTGGTGGAGGTTTGTTTGGCCGCGAACCACAGCACCGGGGGTTTGATGGAGCTGGAGGAgctgaggaatcgattggtggctGCGCGAGGGCGTAAACAGATTCACCAGGAAATTACCAACGAGGACATTTTGATGGCGACGAAGAAGTTGAACATTTTTGGCAATGGATTTACGGTTTATCCGGTGGGCAAGGGACGCCACATGGTGCAGTCGATTCCAGGCGAGCTGAGCCTGCAGGAGACGTCGGTGCTGAGTGCGGCCGCCAACCAGGGCCAGGGATTCGTGACGAAGTCGTCGCTGATGACGGAGCTTGG CTGGAGCGAACAACGCGCCAAACAGGCCGTCGATAAGATCGTTTCCGATGGGCTCGCGTGGGTGGACCAGCAGGGCGACGAGGAATCCTACTGGTTCCCGAGTCTTTTCCCCGGTCGACAGTGA